A window of Ranitomeya variabilis isolate aRanVar5 chromosome 2, aRanVar5.hap1, whole genome shotgun sequence contains these coding sequences:
- the RGL2 gene encoding ral guanine nucleotide dissociation stimulator-like 2 isoform X5, translating into MSRAYKVLQHDGEEERDGVIYSVYLRSAGSLQTPVRVLALRAGTLPRLVLHLLDARVLGDTTYIPAFLATYRTFTNTRKVLRTLLDRLEDDDYTQATGNSYGGKDDDVSGLFCGWMSQYPEDFILLDQELREELTRCFISLKKANLVTKLQEVTVRERPVPAAGASLEEDDHYDPLDVLTFQAGYVAEQLTCLEASLFLRVVPHECLGSVWSRRDRGGDHCDRCHSVRETVRHFNRLSGAVTSSCVQDPQLKPQQRARVIEKWVRVAEECWNLRNFSSVYAILSALQSTSVHRLKRVWAETSREIQRSYQEMSEVFSEKDNYARMRELLFQSQDTSDVTIKKHSPRSRDPRATGVIPYLGVFLTDLVMLDSAIRDQLENGYLNFEKRRKEFESLSQIRILQTVCLGYRFTPDPHFAGWFQKLRLISEDESYRLSCDIESNQDATVTTPPNTVKPTVIITHCTELLASIAAPFGPGMHLVSWDTPCERLMTPGLSAQQKSPSVPALDTQSSPKPAHQGFLTPAVTVRTHRRSASCGSPLNIALQHSASSESITEQGKFPDSTADFRIIRARVEPAEENSVYKSVRISSQEKAPTVIDRIIRKHHGIIQGPQELVQLLPGNKELLIPGTANVFYAMSAASLDFLVRPHLPAAAPQPEARHHLKAQVHATYPKIKAKAGDFAKSLF; encoded by the exons GTCTTGCAGCATGATGGAGAGGAGGAGCGGGACGGTGTCATATACAGTGTGTATCTGCGCAGTGCCGGCTCCCTGCAG ACTCCCGTTAGAGTGTTAGCTCTTCGTGCCGGCACTCTCCCCAGACTTGTCCTCCATCTGCTTGACGCCCGGGTTCTGGGGGACACCACCTACATCCCGGCCTTCCTGGCCACGTATCGCACCTTCACCAACACCCGGAAAGTGCTGAGAACGCTGCTGGACAG GTTGGAGGACGATGATTACACTCAAGCAACTGGCAACTCCTATGGAGGAAAGGATGATGA TGTCAGCGGTCTCTTCTGTGGCTGGATGTCTCAGTATCCTGAGGACTTTATATTACTGGACCAGGAGCTGAGGGAAGAACTGACTCGCTGCTTCATAAGCCTGAAGAAGGCAAATTTGGTCACAAAACTACAGGAGGTGACTGTCAGGGAGCGGCCGGTGCCAGCAGCCGGTGCCTCGTTGGAAGAGGACGACCACTACGACCCCTTGGATGTCCTGACGTTCCAGGCCGGATATGTGGCCGAGCAGCTGACCTGCCTGGAGGCG tctCTCTTCCTAAGAGTCGTCCCACATGAGTGCCTGGGGTCTGTGTGGTCTCGAAGAGACAGGGGAGGAGACCACTGTGACCGATGCCACTCTGTCAGAGAGACCGTCCGCCACTTTAACCGCCTGTCGGGGGCTGTGACATCTTCATGTGTTCAAGACCCTCAGCTGAAGCCTCAGCAGCGGGCGCGGGTGATTGAGAAGTGGGTGAGAGTGGCTGAG gaATGCTGGAACCTCCGGAACTTCTCCTCGGTCTACGCCATCCTCTCGGCCCTGCAGAGTACGTCCGTGCACCGGCTGAAGAGAGTGTGGGCCGAGACCTCCAG GGAAATCCAGCGCAGTTACCAGGAGATGAGCGAGGTGTTTTCTGAGAAGGACAACTACGCCCGGATGAGGGAGCTGCTCTTCCAG TCTCAGGATACGTCTGATGTGACCATCAAAAAACACTCCCCGCGCTCCAGAGACCCACGGGCTACG GGGGTCATCCCGTACCTCGGAGTCTTCCTCACTGACCTTGTTATGCTGGACTCCGCCATCCGGGACCAGCTGGAG AATGGATACCTGAACTTTGAGAAACGCAGGAAG GAGTTTGAGTCGCTTTCTCAGATCCGTATTCTGCAGACTGTCTGCCTGGGATATCGCTTCACTCCAGATCCGCACTTCGCTGGCTGGTTCCAGAAACTGCGTTTGATCAGCGAGGATGAGAG TTACCGACTCTCATGTGACATCGAGTCGAATCAAGATGCAACTGTTACAACACCGCCCAACACGGTGAAGCCGACGGTGATCATCACACACTGCACCGA GCTTCTGGCCTCCATTGCTGCACCTTTTGGCCCCGGCATGCACTTGGTGTCCTGGGATACACCCTGTGAGCGGCTGATGACACCAGGCCTCAGTGCG CAGCAGAAGAGCCCTTCAGTGCCAGCCCTGGacacacaaagctctccaaaaCCAGCGCACCAAGGCTTCCTGACCCCGGCGGTCACGGTGCGGACACACAGGCGCTCTGCATCGTGTGGCAGTCCTTTAAATATTGCGCTGCAGCACAGCGCGTCTTCTGAGAGCATCACTGAGCAAGGAAAATTCCCTGACTCCACTGCAGATTTCCGCATCATCCGAGCTCGCGTGGAGCCGGCAGAGGAGAACAGCGTGTACAAGAGCGTGCGG ATCAGCAGTCAGGAGAAAGCTCCCACCGTGATTGACCGGATCATCCGGAAACATCATGGGATCATCCAGGGGCCACAGGAACTTGTTCAGCTGTTGCCGGGGAATAAAG AGCTGCTCATCCCAGGGACTGCAAATGTCTTCTACGCCATGAGTGCTGCCAGCTTGGATTTCCTGGTCCGTCCACATCTTCCCGCTGCGGCCCCTCAACCTGAAGCGCGGCATCATCTGAAGGCACAAGTCCATGCCACCTATCCCAAAATCAAGGCCAAAGCTGGAGACTTTGCCAAGTCCCTCTTCTAG
- the RGL2 gene encoding ral guanine nucleotide dissociation stimulator-like 2 isoform X7, whose product MSRAYKVLQHDGEEERDGVIYSVYLRSAGSLQTPVRVLALRAGTLPRLVLHLLDARVLGDTTYIPAFLATYRTFTNTRKVLRTLLDRLEDDDYTQATGNSYGGKDDDVSGLFCGWMSQYPEDFILLDQELREELTRCFISLKKANLVTKLQEVTVRERPVPAAGASLEEDDHYDPLDVLTFQAGYVAEQLTCLEASLFLRVVPHECLGSVWSRRDRGGDHCDRCHSVRETVRHFNRLSGAVTSSCVQDPQLKPQQRARVIEKWVRVAEECWNLRNFSSVYAILSALQSTSVHRLKRVWAETSREIQRSYQEMSEVFSEKDNYARMRELLFQSQDTSDVTIKKHSPRSRDPRATGVIPYLGVFLTDLVMLDSAIRDQLENGYLNFEKRRKEFESLSQIRILQTVCLGYRFTPDPHFAGWFQKLRLISEDESYRLSCDIESNQDATVTTPPNTVKPTVIITHCTELLASIAAPFGPGMHLVSWDTPCERLMTPGLSAQKSPSVPALDTQSSPKPAHQGFLTPAVTVRTHRRSASCGSPLNIALQHSASSESITEQGKFPDSTADFRIIRARVEPAEENSVYKSVRISSQEKAPTVIDRIIRKHHGIIQGPQELVQLLPGNKELLIPGTANVFYAMSAASLDFLVRPHLPAAAPQPEARHHLKAQVHATYPKIKAKAGDFAKSLF is encoded by the exons GTCTTGCAGCATGATGGAGAGGAGGAGCGGGACGGTGTCATATACAGTGTGTATCTGCGCAGTGCCGGCTCCCTGCAG ACTCCCGTTAGAGTGTTAGCTCTTCGTGCCGGCACTCTCCCCAGACTTGTCCTCCATCTGCTTGACGCCCGGGTTCTGGGGGACACCACCTACATCCCGGCCTTCCTGGCCACGTATCGCACCTTCACCAACACCCGGAAAGTGCTGAGAACGCTGCTGGACAG GTTGGAGGACGATGATTACACTCAAGCAACTGGCAACTCCTATGGAGGAAAGGATGATGA TGTCAGCGGTCTCTTCTGTGGCTGGATGTCTCAGTATCCTGAGGACTTTATATTACTGGACCAGGAGCTGAGGGAAGAACTGACTCGCTGCTTCATAAGCCTGAAGAAGGCAAATTTGGTCACAAAACTACAGGAGGTGACTGTCAGGGAGCGGCCGGTGCCAGCAGCCGGTGCCTCGTTGGAAGAGGACGACCACTACGACCCCTTGGATGTCCTGACGTTCCAGGCCGGATATGTGGCCGAGCAGCTGACCTGCCTGGAGGCG tctCTCTTCCTAAGAGTCGTCCCACATGAGTGCCTGGGGTCTGTGTGGTCTCGAAGAGACAGGGGAGGAGACCACTGTGACCGATGCCACTCTGTCAGAGAGACCGTCCGCCACTTTAACCGCCTGTCGGGGGCTGTGACATCTTCATGTGTTCAAGACCCTCAGCTGAAGCCTCAGCAGCGGGCGCGGGTGATTGAGAAGTGGGTGAGAGTGGCTGAG gaATGCTGGAACCTCCGGAACTTCTCCTCGGTCTACGCCATCCTCTCGGCCCTGCAGAGTACGTCCGTGCACCGGCTGAAGAGAGTGTGGGCCGAGACCTCCAG GGAAATCCAGCGCAGTTACCAGGAGATGAGCGAGGTGTTTTCTGAGAAGGACAACTACGCCCGGATGAGGGAGCTGCTCTTCCAG TCTCAGGATACGTCTGATGTGACCATCAAAAAACACTCCCCGCGCTCCAGAGACCCACGGGCTACG GGGGTCATCCCGTACCTCGGAGTCTTCCTCACTGACCTTGTTATGCTGGACTCCGCCATCCGGGACCAGCTGGAG AATGGATACCTGAACTTTGAGAAACGCAGGAAG GAGTTTGAGTCGCTTTCTCAGATCCGTATTCTGCAGACTGTCTGCCTGGGATATCGCTTCACTCCAGATCCGCACTTCGCTGGCTGGTTCCAGAAACTGCGTTTGATCAGCGAGGATGAGAG TTACCGACTCTCATGTGACATCGAGTCGAATCAAGATGCAACTGTTACAACACCGCCCAACACGGTGAAGCCGACGGTGATCATCACACACTGCACCGA GCTTCTGGCCTCCATTGCTGCACCTTTTGGCCCCGGCATGCACTTGGTGTCCTGGGATACACCCTGTGAGCGGCTGATGACACCAGGCCTCAGTGCG CAGAAGAGCCCTTCAGTGCCAGCCCTGGacacacaaagctctccaaaaCCAGCGCACCAAGGCTTCCTGACCCCGGCGGTCACGGTGCGGACACACAGGCGCTCTGCATCGTGTGGCAGTCCTTTAAATATTGCGCTGCAGCACAGCGCGTCTTCTGAGAGCATCACTGAGCAAGGAAAATTCCCTGACTCCACTGCAGATTTCCGCATCATCCGAGCTCGCGTGGAGCCGGCAGAGGAGAACAGCGTGTACAAGAGCGTGCGG ATCAGCAGTCAGGAGAAAGCTCCCACCGTGATTGACCGGATCATCCGGAAACATCATGGGATCATCCAGGGGCCACAGGAACTTGTTCAGCTGTTGCCGGGGAATAAAG AGCTGCTCATCCCAGGGACTGCAAATGTCTTCTACGCCATGAGTGCTGCCAGCTTGGATTTCCTGGTCCGTCCACATCTTCCCGCTGCGGCCCCTCAACCTGAAGCGCGGCATCATCTGAAGGCACAAGTCCATGCCACCTATCCCAAAATCAAGGCCAAAGCTGGAGACTTTGCCAAGTCCCTCTTCTAG